Proteins from a single region of Trichoplusia ni isolate ovarian cell line Hi5 chromosome 3, tn1, whole genome shotgun sequence:
- the LOC113508657 gene encoding zinc finger MYM-type protein 1-like, with amino-acid sequence MKRVKESGAEFRKKRAKKAADAKKSQGALLKYFSSSSGSKATLTSSVASCSSGSDSSAQEEDVPGVAVGSSSGPTTEQGQDEVDSPDVPQASSHKPAEKVNVAKEDIIEIVPSAPAEVKDVNLDDVGCWPSPMTDEVRTLLVRRGSDSVQHIDSKFADVVRSGTSTKGGTRKLTKEWFYKPLSNGEKVLRTWLVYSPLKQSLYCFSCKLFGNSGSNFASEEGFNKWWKLNPRIGDHENNLGHEQSFLKWKELEVCLNCKATIDQKQQEVFESEEKKWRDVLYRLLNIIQFLAKQNLAFRGHREDIRGDDSGNRGNFLELVHLLAEYDPLLMEHLTKIKLGARVSVSYLSPETQNEFINLLGQQVRSTIIRRIQKAKYYCVIFDSTPDISHNDQMSQVLRYVHIEGEKVAVVESFIDFFQPKGKNAEDLSNDIIAKITSDGLDIQNLRGQAYDNAATMSGIHNGVQARIKALNPKALFVACTNHSLNLAGVHTASESVNSVTFFGILEKLFAFFSASTVRWNALVAVTGQAVKRVTETRWSARHVAVKMLKNKFEGVLEVLEQLTDSSQTSETRSGASLLLTAMQSFNFLTFLGFWAAVLPEVDDAQIYLQQRGLSVDKCAQKLCALKTS; translated from the exons atgaaaagagtCAAAGAAAGCGGTGCGGAATTCCGCAAAAAAAGGGCTAAGAAAGCAGCAGATGCGAAAAAGTCTCAAGGtgcattactgaaatatttcagttctaGTTCTGGTTCGAAAGCCACGTTAACGTCTTCGGTGGCATCCTGCAGCAGTGGAAGTGATTCCAGT GCACAAGAAGAAGACGTGCCTGGCGTCGCAGTTGGAAGTAGTTCTGGTCCCACCACAGAGCAGGGTCAAGACGAAGTCGACTCACCAGATGTGCCTCAAGCATCTAGTCATAAGCCTGCAGAAAAAGTGAATGTTGCCAAAGAAGACATAATTGAAATCGTGCCTTCTGCTCCTGCCGAAGTCAAAGATGTGAATCTCGACGATGTAGGTTGCTGGCCTTCTCCTATGACCGACGAAGTCAGAACGCTTCTAGTACGTCGCGGGTCTGACTCAGTACAGCACATCGATTCCAAATTTGCCGATGTTGTTCGCTCAGGGACTTCAACGAAAGGCGGTACCCGAAAACTAACCAAAGAGTGGTTCTACAAACCATTATCTAATGGCGAAAAGGTTCTCCGAACATGGCTGGTGTACTCGCCTCTGAAGCAgtctttgtattgtttttcttgcaAGCTGTTTGGCAATTCCGGCTCGAACTTCGCATCTGAAGAAGGATTCAACAAATGGTGGAAGCTAAATCCAAGAATCGGAGACCATGAAAATAACCTGGGCCATGAACAGAGTTTCTTGAAATGGAAGGAGTTGGAAGTTTGCCTGAACTGTAAAGCAACCATCGATCAGAAACAACAAGAAGTTTTCGAAAGTGAGGAGAAGAAATGGAGGGATGTATTGTACAGGTTGCTGAATATTATCCAGTTCTTAGCCAAACAGAATCTGGCCTTCAGAGGACATCGAGAAGACATTCGAGGAGATGATAGTGGCAATCGCGGGAACTTTCTAGAGTTAGTGCACCTCCTAGCTGAATACGATCCTCTTCTAATGGAACACCTGACAAAGATAAAGCTGGGAGCAAGAGTGTCAGTTTCATATCTGTCTCCAGAAACCcagaatgaatttataaatttactgggACAGCAAGTTCGATCCACCATCATCCGTCGTATTCaaaaagctaaatattattGCGTAATCTTCGACAGTACACCAGACATCTCCCACAATGACCAAATGAGCCAAGTTCTGCGATACGTACATATCGAAGGAGAAAAAGTCGCTGTGGTAGAATCTTTCATTGACTTCTTCCaaccaaaaggaaaaaatgcagAAGATCTCAGCAACGATATAATCGCGAAGATAACATCAGACGGACTGGACATACAGAATCTGAGAGGACAGGCTTATGACAATGCTGCCACAATGTCAGGGATCCACAATGGAGTTCAAGCCCGGATTAAAGCACTAAATCCGAAAGCTCTATTCGTTGCATGCACAAACCACTCACTAAACTTGGCTGGGGTACACACTGCTTCTGAATCAGTGAATTCGGTGACGTTTTTTGGAATTCTAGAGAAGCTATTTGCCTTCTTTTCTGCATCAACTGTTAGATGGAACGCTTTGGTTGCCGTCACAGGTCAAGCAGTGAAACGAGTCACTGAAACGCGTTGGAGCGCTAGACATGTAGCTGTCAAgatgcttaaaaataagtttgagggAGTTCTTGAGGTACTGGAACAATTAACAGATTCATCTCAAACTTCCGAAACAAGATCGGGAGCCAGTCTTCTCCTGACAGCCATGCAGTCATTTAACTTCCTAACTTTTCTTGGCTTTTGGGCTGCAGTGCTACCTGAAGTAGATGACGCACAGATTTACCTGCAGCAACGAGGACTAAGTGTGGATAAGTGTGCTCAGAAACTCTGCGCTTTGAAAACCTCTTAG
- the LOC113508804 gene encoding protein KIAA0100 — protein sequence MNILLVLCFIFVVVYSCVSWLLPTLLAWLFMRRYNIKLKIGRIAVPKLILRDVSLSKDRYSIHIDELLFKSSFFNSEINKLVSVVIRGVDVTNNVEEKRSVVVATILKPLLSKQNSVTRGDMFDDATASFENIENSLNRIANRKLLDFRDKKLPHSLIMFAQFMGVHIFNASVTINNGTDLPWSLTATAAEVHADGAAGGPARALVFSTKLVDAKASVVGKGERLGQAGCSLVIEGTVKADGPLNVEKIHATISNTTVTFQDELYQFFRSHRRRRPVQLQLDTAEDHLATIIPRLSPVIPKIFSLKIDTTNVSCKNKTVNTNFEMSLQSLQVNSRFSAASVIYEEGGLEAGRLPQVYVAFQLDQYQLVADSKPLALLNKLKLDAKLEKGVLNLYLIISTLNISYTHDEVFTWYANTKEKLRKSQPLHIVEPETPSPSPPVWLSRIFSACTVQGCAELRAVTAHAQLRDHCALGFGCSGVKVKLDQLLETREEWYRCAVPRQAGSARQWGAELLVDGGWAVCAPPSATPTPASAVPGAAPTARAPPPRRHHSWGEALLAVALVKWATHGPTDSKVEAMIDCLRLEWSPIIAKTIISLADCINQYKSSPRVRHVEEVPESTSNVAVNVALSHINLFLIVNQDMCLMTRIDAVTLERNASKSGAVISGLKVVDMVPYKGNVHCQRSDEILTTFFHVKLARIDHILSKDNYSALLDFQFIENVDLEWSANLHLKVLTFVRAVKEFRHEMRLRKDGVVKKKGRTLNWRVSFKGETNLGLILSKENNMLFATDDMTISYDHDAGLSIVWSKLNMLLNGDEVLSVEGYSQERAADDPEVRVERKANEGFALAWNKVWSVNVDSVRLVFPYKHRFAEAVQGDFVSLFKWLKLVHGIKKKPFTVDSPLPSDLHIKIEELLIEMSDDPFEVKLRDNYELLEDEYKESQKRRTMLDAKVQELCKPHLFLPAGKVEELYAALRQKDAQIYVQRCRAAPPPRARLVACCLSRFTLVALADTTLHGARNAAGKLRDIDYDSPWPEDGIEFTTLWGRSINMGCAQWQLLLRDFPQPLLSMSELRMWGTLMAAEEQAPPRAVRTVVIDQGAPWGPQELERSMMPLKWYYDLCCEMAEFSYAFGPCWEPVIAHCNLSFDQVSRPSLDPSAPLAWWDKVRLLMHGRLTVNCAKFTCLLHVSLDPYNTTEEMEVTWTDLVLDWTNGKLGFLGTLDVYVRTASKYDDCRVLSVPALRLSVKLGWQCVADPRDHHAVAPCAPTRLPEYSSNQEHDSYRAFRSQGLDLHLSMETKPVEKDGNGPVLLLYGSTLRWFESLKLILSGITRPTRRGRIFKNVRPRKPQLSRHYRNVSVSVTLHNLQVFYWSSSSLQRGIEMLGVRVTCGSKHRLSLVATNDGLVRRPRANWTTVYMNCDLNDAEIWLKTLAAAEEKEGDEYGRLGPRVLEKCYCLSVRRVSYGREAGVSAGAPPTHRLAVHDLRGAWTKLNRDLAFALIDTYMKTQQLKKNLSTKALKEEEQPTTSPKHQREADVISPPPPVSTQSSGGAAGGAAGGGGMLAALVAEAGGSAPVVFSDELSGAEDAPPPHAPHARHVLDDDNAHTACLIELVNSQVVLKGCETRGYVILCAARAEVRQRVRRAPAAAAWSGALSAMQYYATVSAADRDQLLENIQWVSVEEIEERWQSTEISTLPDVPRLVGSGHSAGGVIGRTVGPGAETGLAQLQRIVSRCACEFYYVSHEEAESLGGQGAGWAQQQPYDSFTLMHHDLNVCTNSLQYAMLLDVVNNVVLHVEPERRRTLERRARMRFQLQLHQDQDPRHLIHKLQTQVRESLARLRRLEKEYYLKNRSMTGNDPAAMDELKSLDDQVNECKESVWSLGEELDAMVRAWREVGRASAAPAVRSAHAPPHRYNEICFKSARWRLTDADGQLGIADLLLTNFLYTKTSRSDDSVEHQLELGYVRVKNLLPNEPFPEVLVPQEPSGRAPLARRAALRVFCRDRPPVGGIAVKEHFEVNIVPIRIGLTKKFFNTMLKFCFPERDPDSIEDGEEETEGTLKAGASSSSLVSTGSKKIKKKGKDSNSNFYVKRDKKDKDDVEKMKERAEKNKLFIYIKIPEVPVRVSYKGSKEKNLEDVRDLPLVLPTLEYHNVTWTWLDLLLATKTDTRRVIVSQAIRQKLQLHRRAAAAPEPHEEDKARLLLGERTVAENKPQKKSTPSVFKFSKS from the exons ATGAACATCCTCTtggtattatgttttatatttgtcgtTGTTTACTCCTGTGTATCATG GCTATTACCGACGTTACTGGCATGGCTGTTCATGAGGAGATACAATATAAAGTTGAAAATCGGCAGAATTGCTGTGCCAAAGTTGATACTGAGAGATGTGAGCTTGTCTAAAGATAGATATtctatt CACAtagatgaattattatttaagagcAGTTTCTTTAACTCTGAAATCAACAAATTAGTGTCAGTTGTGATCCGAGGCGTGGATGTAACCAACAATGTTGAGGAAAAGAGGAGTGTTGTTGTTGCGACTATCCTCAAACCGTTGCTATCCAAACAGAACTCCGTTACCAGAGGAGACATGTTTGACGATGCCACCGCAAGCTTTGAGAATATTGAGAATAGTTTGAACAGAATAGCAAATAGAAAGTTGTTGGATTTTAGAGATAAAAAGCTGCCTCATAGTTTGATAATGTTTGCTCAG TTCATGGGAGTGCATATATTCAACGCGTCAGTCACTATCAACAATGGCACGGACTTGCCGTGGTCGCTGACTGCCACGGCGGCGGAGGTGCACGCGGACGGAGCGGCCGGCGGGCCCGCTAGAGCCCTCGTCTTCTCCACCAAGCTGGTTGATGCTAAGGCCAGCGTGGTCGGCAAGGGGGAGCGTCTGGGGCAAGCGGGCTGCTCCCTGGTGATAGAGGGCACTGTTAAAGCCGATGGTCCTTTGAATGTTGAG AAAATCCACGCGACAATCAGCAACACTACGGTAACATTCCAAGACGAGTTGTACCAGTTCTTCAGGAGCCACAGGAGACGCCGGCCGGTGCAGCTGCAGCTGGACACCGCGGAGGATCACCTCGCCACCATCATACCCAGACTATCGCCAGTTATACCAAAG ATATTCAGTTTGAAAATAGACACAACTAATGTAAGCTGTAAGAACAAGACTGTGAACACAAATTTTGAGATGTCTCTACAAAGTTTACAA GTGAACTCTCGGTTTAGCGCAGCGTCAGTGATATACGAGGAGGGCGGACTGGAGGCGGGCAGGCTGCCGCAGGTGTACGTGGCCTTCCAGCTCGACCAGTACCAGCTGGTCGCCGACAGCAAGCCGCTGGCCTTGCTCAACAAGCTCAAACTGGATGCTAAG TTGGAAAAAGGAGTCCTGAacctgtatttaataataagcaCGTTAAACATAAGCTATACACACGACGAAGTGTTTACATGGTACGCGAATACCAAAGAGAAGTTGAGGAAATCACAACCGTTACATATCGTGGAACCAGAGACACCAT CTCCCTCGCCCCCGGTGTGGCTGAGTCGCATATTCTCTGCCTGCACAGTGCAGGGCTGCGCAGAGCTGCGCGCCGTgactgcgcacgcgcagctgcGCGACCACTGCGCGCTCGGCTTCGGCTGCAGCGGGGTCAAGGTCAAGCTGGACCAGCTGCTCGAGACTAGAG AGGAGTGGTACCGGTGCGCAGTCCCCCGGCAGGCGGGCAGCGCGCGCCAGTGGGGCGCCGAGCTGCTCGTGGACGGGGGCTGGGCCGTGTGCGCCCCGCCCTCCGCCACGCCCACACCTGCCTCCGCGGTGCCAGGCGCCGCCCCCACGGCCCGCGCCCCGCCCCCTCGCAGGCACCACTCGTGGGGCGAGGCGCTGCTCGCCGTCGCACTTGTCAAATGGGCAACACATGGACCTACAGATTCTAAG GTAGAAGCAATGATTGACTGTCTCCGTCTCGAATGGAGTCCAATCATCGCGAAGACCATCATCTCCCTCGCAGACTGCATCAACCAGTACAAGTCTTCCCCAAGAGTTCGCCACGTCGAAGAGGTACCGGAAAGTACCAGCAACGTCGCTGTGAACGTCGCCTTGTCACATATCAACCTGTTTCTCATCGTGAACCAAGATATGTGTCTGATGACCAGGATAGACGCAGTCACTTTAGAGAGGAATGCTAGCAAATCTGGAGCAGTAATCTCAGGGTTAAAAGTGGTGGATATGGTGCCTTATAAAG GAAACGTCCACTGCCAGCGTTCAGATGAAATTCTGACGACATTCTTCCACGTCAAACTGGCCAGGATAGACCATATCCTGTCCAAAGACAATTACTCAGCCCTCCTAGACTTCCAATTCATAGAGAATGTGGACCTAGAGTGGAGTGCTAACTTACACCTGAAGGTCTTGACTTTCGTAAGAGCGGTGAAAGAGTTTAGGCATGAGATGAGATTGAGGAAAGATGGAGTGGTGAAGAAGAAAGGGAGGACTCTGAATTGGAGAGTCTCGTTCAAAGGGGAGACGAACTTAGGACTGATATTATCGAAGGAGAATAATATGCTGTTTGCTACTG ACGACATGACGATATCATACGACCACGACGCCGGTCTCTCCATCGTGTGGAGCAAGCTGAACATGCTGCTGAACGGAGACGAGGTGCTCAGCGTGGAGGGGTACTCCCAGGAGAGAGCGGCTGATGACCCCGAGGTCAGGGTCGAGAGGAAGGCCAATGAGGGGTTCGCACTGGCCTGGAACAAGGTTTG GTCAGTGAACGTAGACTCGGTCCGCCTGGTGTTCCCCTACAAACACCGCTTCGCGGAGGCGGTCCAGGGCGACTTCGTGTCACTGTTCAAGTGGCTTAAGCTTGTGCATGGCATCAAGAAGAAACCCTTCACCGTCGACAGCCCATTGCCAAGCGACCTGCATATTAAA ATTGAAGAGCTGCTTATCGAGATGAGTGACGATCCGTTCGAAGTGAAACTCCGGGACAACTACGAGCTGCTGGAGGACGAGTACAAAGAGAGCCAGAAGCGACGCACCATGCTGGATGCTAAG GTGCAGGAGCTGTGCAAGCCGCACCTGTTCCTGCCGGCCGGCAAGGTGGAGGAGCTGTACGCGGCGCTGCGCCAGAAGGACGCGCAGATCTACGTGCAGCGCTGCcgggccgcgccgccgccgcgcgccagGCTGGTGGCCTGCTGCCTCAGCAGGTTCACGCTGGTCGCGCTCGCCGACACCACGCTGCACGGCGCCAGGAACGCCGCCGGCAAGCTACGGGACATCGATTATGACAG TCCATGGCCGGAGGACGGCATCGAGTTCACGACGCTGTGGGGCCGCAGCATCAACATGGGCTGCGCGCAGTGGCAGCTGCTGCTGCGCGACTTCCCGCAGCCGCTGCTCAGCATGAGCGAGCTGCGCATGTGGGGGACCCTCATGGCCGCAGAGGAACAGGCGCCGCCCAGAG CGGTCCGCACCGTAGTCATAGACCAGGGCGCTCCTTGGGGCCCGCAAGAGTTGGAGCGCAGCATGATGCCGCTCAAGTGGTACTACGACCTTTGCTGCGAGATGGCCGAGTTCAGCTACGCGTTCGGACCCTGCTGGGAGCCCGTCATCGCACACTGCAATCTAT cGTTCGACCAAGTTTCTCGACCATCGCTCGACCCGTCTGCACCCTTAGCGTGGTGGGATAAGGTCCGGCTGTTGATGCACGGCCGGCTGACAGTCAACTGCGCCAAGTTCACGTGTCTGCTGCATGTGTCCCTAGACCCATACAACACTACCGAGGAGATGGAGGTCACCTGGACTGATCTTGTACTGGATTGGACTAATG GCAAGTTAGGTTTCCTGGGCACGCTGGACGTGTACGTGCGCACGGCCAGCAAGTACGACGACTGCCGCGTGCTGAGCGTGCCGGCCCTGCGCCTGTCCGTGAAGCTGGGCTGGCAGTGCGTGGCCGACCCGCGCGACCACCACGCCGTGGCGCCCTGCGCGCCCACGCGCCTGCCCGAGTACTCCAGCAATCAG GAGCATGATTCCTACCGAGCGTTTCGTTCGCAAGGGTTGGACCTGCATCTCAGCATGGAGACGAAACCGGTCGAGAAAGATGGAAACGGTCCGGTGTTGTTGCTATACGGCAGTACACTCAG ATGGTTTGAGAGCCTGAAGCTGATATTGTCTGGCATCACGCGGCCGACGCGGCGCGGACGCATCTTTAAGAACGTGCGCCCGCGCAAGCCGCAGCTGTCGAGACACTACCGGAATGTCAGCGTGTCTGTCACCTTGCACAACTTGCAG GTGTTCTACTGGTCATCATCCTCTCTACAACGCGGTATTGAGATGCTGGGTGTCCGCGTGACGTGTGGCTCCAAGCACCGCCTGTCGCTGGTGGCCACCAACGACGGCCTCGTGCGTCGGCCGCGCGCCAACTGGACCACTGTCTACATGAACTGCGATCTCAATGATGCCGAGATCTGGCTGAAGACCTTGGCGGCTGCTGAGGAGAAGGAAGGTGACGAG TACGGGCGGCTGGGCCCGCGCGTGCTGGAGAAGTGCTACTGCCTGTCGGTGCGGCGCGTGTCGTACGGGCGCGAGGCGGGCGTGTCGGCGGGCGCGCCGCCCACGCACCGCCTGGCCGTGCACGACCTGCGCGGGGCCTGGACCAAGCTCAACCGGGACCTCGCCTTCGCGCTCATCGACACCTACATGAAGACGCAG caaTTGAAGAAGAACCTATCAACGAAAGCTCTGAAGGAAGAGGAACAGCCTACTACGTCACCTAAACACCAACGTGAGGCTGACGTCATATCTCCACCACCACCGGTCTCCACACAG TCGAGCGGCGGGGctgcgggcggcgcggcgggcggcggcggcatgCTGGCGGCGCTGGTGGCGGAGGCGGGCGGCTCGGCGCCCGTCGTGTTCAGCGACGAGCTGTCCGGCGCCGAGgacgcgccgccgccgcacgcgccgcacgccaGGCACGTGCTGGACGACGACAACGCGCACACCGCCTGCCTCA TCGAGCTGGTGAACTCGCAGGTGGTGCTGAAGGGCTGCGAGACGCGCGGCTACGTGATCCTGTGCGCGGCGCGCGCCGAGGTGCGGCAGCGCGtgcggcgcgcgcccgccgccgcggcCTGGAGCGGCGCGCTGTCCGCCATGCAGTACTACGCCACCGTCAGCGCCGCCGACCGGGACCAGCTGCTCG AGAACATCCAGTGGGTATCGGTGGAGGAGATAGAGGAGCGCTGGCAGAGCACAGAGATCAGCACTCTGCCGGACGTGCCGCGGCTAGTGGGCAGCGGACACTCCGCCGGCGGAGTCATCGGCCGGACTGTGGGGCCCGGCGCAGAGACCGGGCTCGCGCAG CTGCAGCGCATCGTGTCCCGCTGCGCGTGCGAGTTCTACTACGTGTCGCACGAGGAGGCGGAGTCGCTGGGCGGGCAGGGCGCGGGCTGGGCGCAGCAGCAGCCCTACGACTCCTTCACGCTCATGCATCACGACCTCAACGTCTGCACCAACTCGCTGCAG TACGCCATGCTGCTGGACGTGGTGAACAACGTGGTCCTGCACGTGGAGCCGGAGCGGCGGCGGACCCtggagcggcgcgcgcgcatgcGCTTCCAGCTGCAGCTGCACCAGGACCAGGACCCGCGACACCTCATACACAAGCTGCAGACACAG GTGCGGGAGTCTCTAGCCAGACTCCGTCGCTTAGAGAAAGAGTACTACCTCAAGAACAGGTCCATGACGGGCAACGACCCCGCCGCCATGGATGAGCTGAAGAGCTTGGATGATCAG GTGAACGAGTGCAAGGAGTCGGTGTGGTCCCTGGGCGAGGAGCTGGACGCGATGGTCCGCGCGTGGCGGGAGGTGGGGCGCGCGTCGGCCGCGCCCGCCGTCCGcagtgcgcacgcgccgccgcaCCGCTACAACGAGATCTGCTTCAAGAGCGCGCGCTGGAGGCTCACTGACGCCGACGGACAGCTCGGCATCGCTGACTTGCTGCTTACTAACTTCCT GTACACAAAGACGTCCAGATCGGATGACTCCGTGGAGCATCAACTGGAGCTTGGTTACGTGCGCGTTAAGAACTTACTGCCGAACGAACCATTTCCTGAG GTGTTAGTACCACAAGAGCCGTCAGGCCGGGCTCCCCTGGCCCGGCGCGCGGCGTTGCGCGTGTTCTGCCGCGACCGCCCGCCCGTCGGGGGCATCGCCGTCAAGGAACACTTCGAAGTCAACATCGTGCCCATACGGATAG GTTTAACCAAGAAGTTCTTCAACACGATGCTGAAGTTCTGCTTCCCGGAGCGAGACCCTGACTCCATAGAAGATGGTGAAGAAGAAACAGAGGGAACCCTGAAGGCTGGAGCCTCCTCCTCCAGCCTCGTTTCCACTGGCTCCAAGAAGATCAAGAAGAAAGGCAAAGACTCCAACTCTAACTTCTACGTCAAGAGAGACAAGAAGGATAAAGATGATGTGGAGAAGATGAAG GAGCGAGCAGAAAAGAACAAGCTATTTATATACATCAAGATCCCTGAGGTACCGGTGAGGGTGTCCTACAAGGGCAGCAAGGAGAAGAACCTTGAGGATGTGAGGGATCTGCCGCTTGTACTTCCGACCCTGGAGTACCACAACGTGACGTGGACCTGGCTCGACCTGCTGCTGGCCACCAAGACTGATACAAGGAG GGTTATAGTATCTCAAGCGATTCGCCAAAAGCTGCAGCTGCACAGGCGAGCTGCCGCCGCGCCCGAACCGCACGAGGAGGATAAAGCCAGGCTGCTCCTTGGAGAGAGAACT GTTGCTGAAAACAAGCCACAGAAGAAGAGTACTCCGAGCGTGTTCAAATTCTCCAAATCGTAG
- the LOC113508803 gene encoding cuticle protein 8-like, which yields MFIKVICALSVAVAVVSAHGFSSQYVNRHDGHHQEVHTGHGHHDYYAYPKYDFGYEVTDEHTGDHKSQHEHRDGDVVKGYYSLHEPDGNIRHVDYHGDDHSGSHATLKHSTHHIVPHHHHY from the exons ATGTTCATCAAG GTGATCTGCGCATTGTCCGTGGCTGTAGCCGTGGTGTCCGCCCACGGGTTCTCCTCTCAATACGTCAACCGCCACGACGGACACCATCAGGAGGTCCACACTGGACACGGCCATCATGACTACTAT GCGTATCCTAAGTACGACTTCGGCTATGAGGTTACTGATGAGCACACGGGCGACCACAAGTCTCAGCACGAGCACCGCGACGGTGACGTGGTCAAGGGGTACTACTCCCTGCACGAGCCTGACGGCAACATCAGACATGTCGACTACCACGGTGATGACCACTCCGG TTCCCACGCGACCCTGAAGCATAGCACGCACCACATCGtgcctcatcatcatcattactAA
- the LOC113508656 gene encoding uncharacterized protein LOC113508656 yields MHGDESSADAALSHEQEIRREVFASLDKIIQEMTTRFQQIQEISDKFGFLMPAKLLDSKFECDLSHVLEDIDKDEFQMERKRLQQFIACSESEEDISGKGPLELLQFIQKLNLGISVPNIVILIRIYLTLAISVASCEKSFSKLKLIKNYLRSTMSSARLSNLAILSIEQELAANIDFDKVISDFAAHKARRIRL; encoded by the coding sequence ATGCATGGCGATGAATCTTCTGCAGATGCAGCTTTGTCTCACGAGCAGGAAATCCGTCGAGAGGTGTTCGCATCATTGGACAAGATCATTCAAGAAATGACGACTCGATTCCAGCAAATTCAAGAAATATCGGACAAGTTCGGATTTTTGATGCCAGCAAAACTTTTGGACAGCAAGTTCGAGTGTGATCTTTCCCATGTATTAGAAGACATCGACAAGGACGAGTTTCAGATGGAGCGGAAGCGTCTCCAGCAATTTATTGCCTGTTCTGAATCAGAGGAAGATATAAGTGGTAAAGGACCACTGGAGCTCCTCCAGTTCATTCAAAAACTGAATCTCGGAATTTCGGTTCCAAATATAGTCATCTTGATTCGTATATATTTGACTTTGGCGATTAGTGTGGCAAGCTGTGAGAAAAGTTTTTCGAagttgaagctaataaaaaattacctcaGATCTACTATGAGCTCCGCTAGATTATCAAACTTGGCTATATTGTCGATTGAACAAGAATTGGCtgctaatattgattttgacaaaGTTATTTCTGACTTCGCTGCTCATAAGGCTCGTAGAATCCGCTTGTAA